The Camelina sativa cultivar DH55 chromosome 14, Cs, whole genome shotgun sequence genome includes a window with the following:
- the LOC104739635 gene encoding pentatricopeptide repeat-containing protein At1g10270-like (The sequence of the model RefSeq protein was modified relative to this genomic sequence to represent the inferred CDS: added 67 bases not found in genome assembly): MSLTHLLRRLSTTTTTATRSPISISFLHQRIHNISNSPENEDTGNNQTNPYPNPNPIPANDDPSQFQIPQNHISPIPYPPMRRNMSFSSAEEAAAERRRLKRRLRIEPPLHALRRDPSAPAPRRDPNAPRLPDSTSALVGARLNLHNRVQSLIRASDLDAASRLARQSVFSNTRPTVFTCNAIIAAMYRAKRYSDSISLFQHFFKQSKIVPNVVSYNQIINAHCDEGHVDEALEVYRHIIAHAPFAPSSVTYRHLTKGLVQAGRIEDAASLLREMLSKGQAADSVVYSNLIKGYLDLGDLDKANEFFDELKSKCTVYDGIVNATFMEYWFEKGNDKEAIESYRSLLDKKFRMHPPTGNVLLEVFLKYGQKAEAWALFNEMLDNHTPPNILSVNSETVSIMVNECFRMGDFDEAINTFRKVGSKPNSKPFVMDYVGYCNIVTRFCEQGMLTEAERFFSEGVSKGLPADAPSHRAMIDAYLKAERIDDAVKMLNRMVDVNLRVVADFGTRVFGELIKNGKLTESAEVLTKMGEREPKPEPSVYDVVVRGLCDGGALDQAKDIIGQMIGHNVGVTPVLREFIVEISEKAGRREEIEKILNSVARPVRNPGQSGNTAPSVSAVYGTTPAAPQQPRDRTPWTSQGAGNPNSGWANGGQTAGGTYKANLGQNTSWSNTSVNQQQQSWSNQTAGQQPPSWSSQTPGYQQQQSWSQHQGWSSPSGHQHPWGNQAPGQQQPWANQTPSQQQQWGNQNTGHHQQSWTNQQQPGASQQSWPNQTPTQQQPWANQTTGQQQGWGNETTVQQQWTGQPSQWSNQTASHQQSQWSNPAAGQVGNQQRSWSNSVGQEQESGSSHELQERDEKKVAELGN; this comes from the coding sequence CGATCTCGTTTCTCCACCAACGAATCCACAACATCTCAAATTCCCCGGAAAATGAAGACACTGGTAACAATCAGACGAACCCATACCCAAACCCTAATCCAATTCCAGCCAATGATGATCCTTCTCAGTTCCAGATTCCTCAGAATCATATCTCTCCGATTCCATATCCACCGATGCGGCGTAACATGAGCTTCTCATCAGCCGAAGAAGCCGCAGCTGAACGCCGCCGCCTCAAACGTCGTCTCCGAATTGAACCTCCACTTCACGCTCTACGAAGAGATCCTTCGGCTCCTGCTCCAAGACGTGATCCTAACGCGCCACGGCTTCCCGATTCGACCTCCGCACTCGTCGGGGCAAGGCTTAACCTTCACAACAGAGTCCAGTCCCTGATCAGAGCATCGGATCTCGACGCTGCTTCACGCCTCGCTCGCCAGTCTGTGTTTTCCAATACGCGACCCACCGTGTTCACCTGTAACGCCATCATCGCCGCTATGTACCGAGCCAAGCGTTACAGCGATTCGATTTCTCTGTTCCAGCACTTTTTCAAGCAGTCTAAGATCGTTCCCAATGTAGTCTCTTACAATCAGATCATCAACGCTCATTGTGACGAAGGGCATGTGGATGAAGCTCTTGAAGTGTACCGCCACATAATAGCTCATGCTCCTTTTGCTCCATCCTCTGTTACTTATAGACATTTGACCAAAGGGTTGGTTCAAGCTGGAAGGATTGAAGATGCCGCGAGTTTATTACGGGAGATGTTGAGTAAAGGTCAAGCTGCGGATTCGGTTGTGTACAGCAATCTCATTAAGGGATATTTGGACCTTGGTGATTTGGATAAGGCTAATGAGTTCTTTGATGAGTTGAAGTCTAAGTGTACTGTTTATGATGGGATTGTGAATGCGACTTTTATGGAGTACTGGTTCGAGAAAGGAAATGATAAGGAAGCCATTGAGTCGTACAGGTCTTTGTTagataagaaatttagaatgCATCCGCCTACTGGTAATGTACTTTTGGAAGTTTTTCTTAAGTATGGTCAGAAGGCTGAAGCTTGGGCTTTGTTCAATGAGATGTTGGATAATCACACTCCTCCGAATATCCTTTCCGTGAATTCGGAGACTGTTAGTATAATGGTCAATGAATGTTTCAGGATGGGAGACTTTGACGAAGCTATTAATACATTCAGGAAGGTCGGAAGTAAGCCCAACTCCAAACCGTTTGTGATGGATTATGTAGGTTACTGTAACATAGTAACGAGATTCTGTGAACAAGGGATGTTAACAGAGGCTGAAAGGTTCTTTTCCGAAGGTGTATCCAAAGGTTTGCCTGCTGATGCTCCAAGCCATAGAGCAATGATTGATGCTTATCTCAAGGCAGAGAGAATCGACGATGCTGTCAAGATGTTGAACAGGATGGTGGATGTGAATCTAAGGGTGGTTGCTGATTTTGGTACGAGGGTCTTTGGCGAGCTGATTAAGAATGGTAAGCTTACGGAATCTGCAGAAGTCTTGACTAAGATGGGAGAGAGGGAACCGAAACCGGAGCCGTCGGTTTATGATGTGGTGGTTAGAGGTCTTTGTGATGGTGGTGCACTTGACCAAGCCAAGGACATCATTGGTCAGATGATTGGACATAATGTTGGTGTTACTCCTGTCCTGCGGGAATTCATCGTTGAGATTTCTGAGAAAGCAGGGCGTCGTGAGGAGATTGAGAAGATTTTAAATTCGGTTGCCCGGCCGGTGAGAAACCCAGGGCAATCTGGTAACACTGCACCTAGTGTATCAGCCGTGTATGGAACCACACCTGCAGCTCCTCAGCAGCCTAGAGACAGGACACCATGGACGAGCCAAGGGGCGGGGAATCCTAATTCAGGTTGGGCCAATGGTGGTCAAACAGCAGGAGGAACTTACAAGGCTAATCTTGGCCAGAATACGTCTTGGTCCAACACTTCGGTTAACCAGCAGCAGCAATCATGGTCTAATCAGACTGCAGGGCAACAGCCACCATCATGGTCGAGTCAGACACCGGGATATCAACAGCAACAATCTTGGTCTCAGCATCAGGGTTGGTCAAGTCCTTCAGGTCATCAGCATCCATGGGGTAATCAGGCGCCTGGCCAGCAACAACCATGGGCTAATCAGACGCCGAGCCAGCAGCAACAGTGGGGTAATCAAAACACTGGTCATCATCAGCAATCATGGACTAACCAGCAGCAACCAGGGGCCAGTCAGCAATCATGGCCTAATCAAACTCCTACGCAGCAGCAACCATGGGCAAATCAGACAACCGGCCAGCAACAAGGGTGGGGTAATGAGACAACTGTTCAGCAACAGTGGACAGGGCAGCCGTCACAGTGGTCTAATCAGACAGCTAGCCATCAGCAGTCACAGTGGTCAAATCCCGCAGCAGGACAGGTGGGTAATCAGCAGAGATCGTGGTCAAACTCTGTGGGTCAAGAACAGGAGTCAGGGTCTTCCCATGAGTTgcaagaaagagatgaaaagaaGGTAGCGGAGTTGGGGAACTAG
- the LOC104739633 gene encoding protein FAR1-RELATED SEQUENCE 11-like, with the protein MSDDAGQMLLIYDDPSDQRSLSLDDASSSEDSPDGTTLSLEAVHDVIPYNGQRFLTHDAAYEFYSTFAKRCGFSIRRHRTEGKDGVGKGLTRRYFVCHRAGNTPVKTLSEGKPQRNRRSSRCGCQAYLRISKITELGSTEWLVTGFANHHNHELLEPNQVRFLPAYRSISDADKSRILMFSKTRISVQQMMKLLELEKCVEPGFLPFTEKDVRNLLQSFKKLDPDDENIDFLRMCQSIKEKDPNFKFEFTLDANDKLENIAWSYASSIQSFEIFGDAVVFDTTHRLSAVEMPLGIWVGVDNYGVPCFFGCVLLREENLRSWSWALQAFTGFMNGKAPQTMLTDHNMCLKEAIAGEMPTTKHALCIWMVVGKFPSWFNAGLGERYNDWKAEFYRLYHLESVEEFELGWRDMVNSFGLHTNRHINNLYASRSMWSLPYLRSHFLAGMTFTGRSKAINAFIQRFLSAQTRLAHFVEQVAVAVDFKDQATEQQTMQQNLQNISLKTGAPMESHAASVLTPFAFSKLQEQLVLAAHYASFQMDDGYLVRHHTKLDGGRKVYWVPQEGIISCSCQLFEFSGFLCRHALRVLSTGNCFQVPDRYLPLRWRRISTSFSKTFRSNAEDHGERVQLLQNLVSTLVSESAKSKERLDIATEQTSILLSRIREQPVSSSLALRDISSVQRNF; encoded by the exons ATGTCGGATGATGCTGGACAGATGTTGCTCATCTATGATGATCCCTCAGATCAGCGATCCCTGTCTTTGGACGATGCTAGTAGTTCTGAGGATTCTCCAGACGGGACTACCCTCTCTTTAGAAGCAGTTCACGATGTCATTCCATACAACGGACAGAGGTTCCTTACACATGATGCTGCTTACGAGTTCTACAGTACGTTTGCTAAGCGTTGCGGGTTCTCCATACGTCGTCACAGGACAGAAGGCAAAGACGGAGTTGGCAAAGGACTTACCAGGCGGTACTTTGTTTGCCACCGTGCTGGTAACACACCTGTCAAAACTCTTAGCGAAGGTAAACCACAGAGAAACAGAAGATCTTCTCGTTGCGGTTGTCAAGCATACTTGAGGATTAGTAAAATTACTGAGTTAGGTTCAACGGAATGGCTTGTTACGGGTTTTGCTAATCACCACAACCATGAACTCCTCGAGCCAAATCAAGTTCGTTTTCTTCCTGCATACAGGTCCATATCAGATGCAGATAAGAGCAGGATTTTGATGTTTTCAAAGACTCGAATTTCAGTTCAGCAGATGATGAAGCTCTTGGAGCTTGAGAAGTGTGTCGAGCCTGGCTTTTTACCATTCACTGAAAAGGATGTCAGAAATTTGCTTCAGTCATTCAAGAAACTTGATCCTGATGATGAGAACATCGATTTCTTGAGGATGTGCCAAAGCATAAAGGAGAAAGACCCTAACTTTAAGTTCGAGTTTACTCTAGATGCAAATGATAAGTTGGAAAACATTGCCTGGTCATATGCTTCTTCCATTCAGTCGTTTGAAATCTTTGGAGATGCTGTAGTTTTCGATACAACTCATCGCTTAAGTGCAGTTGAGATGCCACTTGGAATATGGGTTGGAGTTGATAACTATGGTGTGCCTTGCTTCTTTGGTTGTGTGCTTCTACGGGAGGAAAATTTGAGATCGTGGTCGTGGGCACTACAG GCATTCACAGGGTTCATGAATGGGAAGGCACCTCAAACGATGTTAACAGACCATAATATGTGTCTCAAAGAAGCCATAGCTGGAGAGATGCCAACAACTAAGCATGCACTCTGCATATGGATGGTTGTTGGAAAGTTTCCATCCTGGTTTAATGCTGGTCTTGGGGAGCGGTACAACGACTGGAAGGCTGAATTTTATCGCCTCTACCATCTAGAATCCGTTGAGGAGTTTGAGTTGGGTTGGAGAGACATGGTGAACTCTTTTGGACTGCACACAAACAGACACATAAACAACCTGTATGCCTCACGATCCATGTGGTCTTTACCATACCTGAGAAGTCATTTTTTAGCTGGAATGACTTTCACTGGCAGATCCAAAGCCATTAACGCCTTCATTCAGAGGTTCTTGAGCGCACAAACCCGGCTAGCTCACTTTGTAGAACAA GTGGCTGTTGCTGTGGATTTCAAAGACCAAGCTACAGAACAGCAAACAATGCAGCAGAATCTTCAAAACATCAGCCTAAAAACTGGCGCCCCAATGGAATCTCACGCAGCCTCGGTCCTAACTCCTTTCGCATTCTCCAAGCTCCAAGAACAGCTTGTGCTTGCAGCTCACTATGCATCGTTCCAGATGGATGACGGGTATCTGGTGAGGCACCACACAAAACTGGATGGAGGAAGAAAAGTCTATTGGGTTCCACAAGAAGGCATCATAAGCTGCAGTTGCCAACTGTTTGAGTTCTCTGGGTTCCTCTGCAGGCACGCACTCCGTGTTCTCTCTACCGGAAACTGTTTTCAGGTCCCCGATAGGTATCTTCCTCTTAGGTGGCGCAGGATCAGTACGTCGTTTAGCAAGACGTTCAGAAGTAATGCTGAGGATCATGGAGAAAGAGTTCAGCTTCTGCAGAATCTGGTTTCGACTCTGGTCTCCGAATCAGCTAAATCGAAGGAGAGGCTAGATATAGCAACTGAGCAAACCTCCATCCTCTTATCCCGCATCAGAGAGCAGCCAGTCTCTTCTTCACTTGCTCTCCGAGACATTTCTTCTGTGCAGAGGAATTTTTGA
- the LOC104739632 gene encoding SKP1-like protein 18 (The sequence of the model RefSeq protein was modified relative to this genomic sequence to represent the inferred CDS: added 4 bases not found in genome assembly), translating to MASSSKSVVVSNKRSAGESSSSEIEEAVASLTMSSNKITLISSDGVSFEIDEAVARQFLIVAHMIEDDCAGKAIPVENVTGDILDLVIEYGEKHVGEGGVKLDEEEEEEAKKKLDEWDAEFLEKIDLETVFRLILAANFLNYEGLLGFASQAVADYIKDKSPEEVRDIFHIENDFTPEEEEEIRKENAWTFNEDDK from the coding sequence ATGGCGTCGTCCTCGAAATCGGTTGTTGTGTCGAACAAGAGATCCGCCGgcgaatcttcttcttccgagaTCGAGGAAGCGGTGGCGAGTCTTACGATGTCTTCCAACAAAATCACGCTGATCAGCTCCGACGGCGTGTCGTTCGAGATCGACGAAGCGGTGGCGCGTCAGTTTCTGATCGTAGCGCACATGATCGAGGACGACTGCGCCGGCAAAGCGATTCCGGTTGAGAACGTGACCGGAGACATCCTGGACTTGGTAATCGAGTACGGAGAGAAGCACGTGGGAGAAGGCGGTGTTAAGcttgacgaagaggaagaggaggaggcgAAGAAGAAGCTGGACGAGTGGGACGCAGAGTTCTTGGAGAAGATAGATCTGGAGACGGTGTTCAGACTCATCCTGGCGGCGAACTTTCTCAACTACGAAGGGCTTCTCGGTTTCGCTAGCCAGGCGGTTGCGGATTACATCAAGGACAAATCGCCAGAAGAAGTTCGAGACATCTTCCACATCGAGAACGATTTCACAcctgaggaggaagaagagattcgCAAGGAGAACGCTTGGACTTTTAATGAAGACGATAA